A stretch of the Ensifer sp. PDNC004 genome encodes the following:
- a CDS encoding 23S rRNA (adenine(2030)-N(6))-methyltransferase RlmJ, which translates to MNYRHIYHAGNFADVLKHAVLARLVTYLQQKEKAFRVLDTHAGIGLYDLSSEEAQKTGEWRDGVGRLLDGELPPEIAAILAPYLSSIRALNPGSELTLYPGSPKLARMLFRPQDRLSAMELHPDDYETLHRLFDADFQSRVTELDGWLALGAHLPPKEKRGLILVDPPFEQEGEYERLVDGLARGYRRFTGGVYCLWYPLKQGAPIKAFHEALKALDIPKMLCAELSVRSDRETTGLSGSGLIIVNPPFTLKSELDLLLPFLKTRLGQDRFASSRCFWLRGEEQTTRGA; encoded by the coding sequence ATGAACTATCGGCACATCTATCACGCAGGCAACTTTGCCGACGTCCTGAAGCACGCAGTGCTGGCGCGGCTCGTCACCTATCTGCAGCAGAAGGAGAAGGCGTTCCGCGTTCTCGATACCCATGCGGGTATCGGGCTCTACGACCTCTCCAGCGAGGAAGCGCAGAAGACCGGCGAATGGCGCGACGGCGTCGGCCGGCTGCTCGACGGCGAACTGCCGCCGGAGATCGCGGCGATCCTTGCCCCTTACCTCTCCTCCATCCGCGCCCTGAACCCCGGCTCCGAGCTGACGCTCTACCCCGGCTCGCCGAAGCTCGCGCGCATGCTCTTCCGCCCTCAGGACCGGCTCTCGGCGATGGAACTGCATCCGGACGACTACGAAACCCTGCACCGGCTGTTCGACGCCGATTTCCAGAGCCGCGTCACCGAGCTCGACGGCTGGCTGGCGCTGGGCGCGCACCTGCCGCCGAAGGAAAAGCGCGGATTGATTCTCGTCGATCCGCCCTTCGAACAGGAGGGCGAATACGAACGGCTGGTGGACGGCCTTGCGCGCGGCTACCGCCGATTTACCGGTGGCGTCTATTGCCTGTGGTATCCCCTGAAGCAGGGCGCACCAATCAAGGCGTTTCATGAGGCGCTGAAGGCGCTCGACATACCGAAGATGCTCTGCGCCGAGCTGTCGGTCAGAAGCGACCGGGAAACCACGGGGCTTTCCGGTTCCGGCCTCATCATCGTCAACCCGCCCTTCACGCTGAAGAGCGAGCTCGACCTGCTGCTGCCGTTCCTGAAAACCCGGCTGGGGCAGGATCGTTTCGCGTCCAGCCGCTGCTTCTGGCTGCGCGGGGAAGAACAGACAACCCGAGGGGCTTGA
- a CDS encoding molybdopterin-dependent oxidoreductase: protein MPYRKAMNVATPIKAEKTIGHSVCPHDCPSACALEVDLTAEGRIGRVRGAAANTYTAGVICAKVARYSERIYHPDRLMAPKRRKGAKGEGGWQEVSWEAALDEIADQFIRAEQKYGAETVWPYFYAGTMGQVQRDSIDRLRHAKRYSGFFGSICTNMAWTGLSMATGALRGPDPREMAKADCVVIWGTNAVATQVNVMTHAVKARKDRGAKIVVIDIYDNPTVKQADMGLVLKPGTDAALACAVMHIAFRDGHADRAYMADFADDPAGLEAHLTSRGPEWASAITGLSVEEIEAFARLVGTTPRTYFRLGYGFTRQRNGAVAIHAAASVATVLGSWKHEGGGAFHSNNDIFKLDKRELIGSAFHDPDVRMLDQSQIGRVLTGDAEALRHRGPVTAMLIQNTNPVNVAPEQRLVKRGFLREDLFVAVHEQFMTDTAAVADIVLPATMFLEHDDLYRGGGHQHILIGPKVVEPPSTVRTNLFVIEELARRLGVADHPGFGRTEREHIDRLLANYGIGYEEMKRQKWLDCQPAFEEAHFLKGFGHPDGKFRFKADWTGTPAPNRPPKSMGTQGPHQALPEFPDHVDLIEVADAEHPFRLATSPARSFLNSTFAETPSSIQKEVRPEVMVHAEDAAELGIADGDIVQLGNVRGQVRLHAKIGGGARRGVVIAEGLWPNGAHLDGEGINVLTGADAVAPYGGAAFHDNRVWVRLAR, encoded by the coding sequence ATGCCATATAGAAAAGCCATGAACGTTGCGACCCCCATCAAAGCAGAAAAAACCATCGGCCACTCGGTCTGTCCGCACGACTGTCCCTCGGCCTGTGCCCTGGAAGTCGACCTGACCGCCGAAGGGCGGATCGGCCGTGTGCGCGGCGCAGCCGCCAATACCTACACCGCTGGCGTGATCTGCGCCAAGGTGGCGCGGTATTCCGAGCGCATCTATCATCCCGACCGTCTGATGGCGCCGAAGCGTCGCAAGGGCGCCAAGGGCGAGGGCGGCTGGCAGGAGGTGAGCTGGGAGGCGGCGCTCGACGAGATCGCCGATCAGTTCATTCGCGCCGAGCAGAAATATGGCGCCGAGACCGTGTGGCCATACTTCTATGCCGGCACCATGGGCCAGGTGCAGCGCGACTCGATCGACCGGCTGCGTCATGCCAAGCGCTATTCCGGCTTCTTCGGTTCGATCTGCACCAACATGGCCTGGACCGGTTTGAGCATGGCGACCGGCGCCCTGCGCGGCCCCGACCCGCGCGAAATGGCCAAGGCCGATTGCGTCGTGATCTGGGGTACGAATGCGGTCGCCACCCAGGTCAACGTGATGACCCATGCGGTGAAGGCCCGCAAGGATCGCGGCGCGAAGATCGTTGTCATCGACATCTACGACAATCCGACGGTCAAACAGGCGGACATGGGCCTGGTGCTCAAGCCGGGCACCGACGCCGCACTTGCGTGCGCCGTGATGCACATCGCGTTTCGCGACGGCCACGCCGATCGGGCCTACATGGCTGACTTCGCCGATGATCCGGCCGGCCTTGAAGCACATCTGACGTCGCGCGGCCCGGAATGGGCGTCAGCGATCACCGGCCTGTCGGTCGAGGAAATCGAAGCCTTCGCAAGACTGGTCGGCACGACGCCGCGGACTTATTTCCGCCTTGGCTACGGTTTCACGCGCCAGCGCAATGGTGCCGTCGCCATCCACGCGGCAGCATCGGTCGCGACCGTTCTGGGTTCCTGGAAACACGAAGGCGGTGGCGCCTTTCACTCCAACAACGACATCTTCAAGCTGGACAAGCGCGAATTGATCGGCTCGGCCTTCCACGATCCGGACGTTCGCATGCTCGACCAGTCGCAGATCGGCCGGGTGCTGACCGGCGACGCCGAGGCGCTGCGCCATCGCGGTCCCGTGACGGCGATGCTGATCCAGAACACCAACCCGGTGAATGTGGCGCCGGAGCAGCGGCTGGTGAAGCGCGGCTTCTTGCGCGAAGATCTCTTCGTCGCCGTGCACGAGCAGTTCATGACCGATACAGCGGCTGTTGCCGATATCGTGCTGCCCGCAACCATGTTCCTGGAGCATGACGACCTCTATCGCGGTGGCGGCCATCAGCACATCTTGATCGGCCCCAAGGTGGTGGAGCCGCCCTCGACCGTGCGCACCAATCTCTTCGTGATCGAAGAACTCGCTAGGCGCCTTGGCGTTGCCGATCATCCCGGCTTCGGCCGGACGGAGCGTGAACACATCGACCGGCTGCTCGCCAACTACGGCATCGGCTACGAGGAGATGAAGCGCCAGAAGTGGCTCGACTGTCAGCCGGCTTTCGAGGAGGCGCACTTCCTCAAGGGCTTCGGCCACCCCGATGGCAAGTTCCGCTTCAAGGCGGACTGGACGGGAACGCCGGCGCCGAACCGGCCGCCGAAGTCGATGGGCACTCAGGGGCCGCACCAGGCACTGCCGGAGTTTCCTGACCATGTCGACCTCATCGAGGTTGCCGATGCCGAGCACCCGTTCCGGCTGGCGACCTCTCCGGCTCGGTCCTTCCTCAACTCGACCTTTGCCGAGACGCCATCCTCGATCCAGAAGGAAGTGCGCCCGGAAGTGATGGTTCATGCCGAAGATGCCGCAGAACTCGGCATTGCCGATGGCGATATCGTCCAGCTCGGCAACGTTCGTGGCCAGGTGCGTCTGCATGCGAAGATCGGCGGCGGCGCCCGCCGCGGCGTGGTGATCGCCGAGGGCTTGTGGCCGAATGGCGCGCATCTCGACGGGGAGGGCATCAACGTTCTCACCGGCGCCGATGCCGTTGCGCCCTATGGTGGTGCCGCCTTTCACGACAACAGGGTCTGGGTAAGGTTGGCGCGCTAA